Proteins encoded together in one uncultured Desulfosarcina sp. window:
- a CDS encoding DUF503 domain-containing protein, with protein MVVGVGCMVFRIHDCRSLKGKRKVVKAIVARIRNNFNASVAEVDDNDIYQRAVIGVSLVGSDRRTINAKLDKLFNFAEDLGLAEMIDTELEIISL; from the coding sequence ATGGTCGTCGGCGTCGGGTGCATGGTCTTCAGGATTCACGATTGCAGGTCCCTGAAGGGCAAACGCAAGGTGGTTAAAGCCATTGTCGCCCGTATCCGCAACAACTTCAACGCATCGGTCGCTGAAGTGGACGACAACGACATTTACCAGCGGGCCGTCATCGGGGTCAGCCTGGTGGGCAGCGACCGCCGGACGATCAATGCCAAACTGGACAAATTGTTTAATTTTGCCGAGGACCTGGGGCTGGCGGAAATGATCGACACCGAGTTGGAGATCATTTCCCTGTGA
- the rbfA gene encoding 30S ribosome-binding factor RbfA, whose amino-acid sequence MVARSFNRAERVSGQVKKVLSDLILKGISDPRLSRATITGVSMSKDLRIAKIYFAAHGGKDDQQDLAAGFESAKGFIKRELAKELGLRYMPDLKFFYDASFDYGAHIDRVLKTIRSDDGKHYPTPEEQ is encoded by the coding sequence GTGGTAGCAAGATCATTCAATCGAGCCGAGCGAGTCAGCGGCCAGGTCAAAAAAGTGCTTTCCGACCTGATCCTGAAAGGGATCAGCGACCCGCGGCTGTCCCGGGCCACCATTACCGGGGTGAGCATGAGCAAGGATCTTCGGATCGCCAAAATTTATTTTGCAGCCCATGGCGGCAAGGATGACCAACAGGACCTGGCCGCGGGTTTCGAGAGTGCCAAGGGATTTATCAAGCGGGAGCTGGCAAAAGAACTGGGCCTCCGGTATATGCCGGATTTGAAATTTTTCTACGATGCCTCTTTTGACTATGGCGCCCACATCGACCGGGTATTGAAAACCATAAGAAGCGATGATGGAAAACATTATCCAACACCTGAAGAGCAGTAG
- a CDS encoding DHH family phosphoesterase, whose amino-acid sequence MENIIQHLKSSSRVLLASHVNPDGDAIGSLLAMGTALEKLGCEIDLYNESSIPAVYRFLPSVDRIEKQLCDPERFDTAVVLDCGDLSRVGVEAKRVGAIPMVINIDHHTTNTRFGQHQLVDVNACATCEIIYRLVQAMGLDVDVVMATAIYTGILSDTGSFRFSNTNQSAFAICEAMVARGVDPSAVARHVYGTYSLGRIKLLNLALDSIEISNNGYLSIMTVTREMFAETGTQSEDADGLINYARRIQDVKVAALIHELENGADSQGNRKRFHVSLRSDGSVDVARIASGFGGGGHAGAAGFSMESSLPELKRIIYGLSDGFGERCQLN is encoded by the coding sequence ATGGAAAACATTATCCAACACCTGAAGAGCAGTAGTCGCGTCCTTTTGGCCTCCCACGTCAATCCGGACGGCGATGCCATCGGTTCGTTGCTGGCCATGGGGACAGCTCTGGAAAAATTAGGCTGTGAGATCGACCTGTACAACGAAAGTTCCATCCCTGCCGTCTATCGCTTTCTGCCTTCTGTGGACCGGATTGAGAAACAGCTTTGCGACCCGGAGCGGTTCGATACGGCCGTGGTGCTGGACTGCGGCGACCTGAGCCGGGTCGGGGTCGAGGCAAAGCGGGTCGGTGCGATACCGATGGTGATCAACATCGACCATCACACCACCAATACCCGTTTCGGGCAGCATCAGCTGGTGGATGTAAACGCCTGCGCCACCTGCGAAATCATTTACCGGCTGGTTCAGGCCATGGGCCTTGATGTGGACGTCGTCATGGCCACGGCCATTTATACGGGCATTTTGAGCGATACGGGCTCTTTCCGGTTTTCGAACACCAACCAGTCGGCCTTTGCTATTTGCGAGGCCATGGTGGCCAGGGGGGTGGATCCTTCGGCGGTGGCCCGGCACGTTTACGGTACCTATTCACTGGGGCGGATCAAGCTTCTCAACCTGGCTTTGGATTCCATCGAGATATCCAACAACGGGTATTTGTCGATCATGACGGTGACCCGGGAGATGTTTGCCGAAACCGGCACACAGTCCGAAGATGCCGACGGTCTGATCAACTATGCCCGTCGGATCCAGGATGTGAAGGTTGCCGCCCTGATTCACGAACTGGAAAATGGCGCCGATTCCCAAGGCAACCGGAAACGATTTCATGTGAGCCTGCGTTCGGACGGCAGTGTGGATGTCGCCCGGATTGCATCGGGTTTCGGAGGCGGGGGACACGCCGGAGCGGCCGGGTTTTCCATGGAGTCCAGCCTGCCGGAATTGAAGCGCATCATTTACGGTCTGTCCGACGGTTTCGGCGAGAGATGCCAATTGAACTGA
- the truB gene encoding tRNA pseudouridine(55) synthase TruB — MPIELNGIVVVDKPEGFSSARIVSRIKELFGARKAGHTGTLDPFATGVLVCCLNRATRLSRFFLKGDKTYEAVLRLGIRTDTQDPTGALVAEKPVDGITDAMIARVAERFTGEISQVPPVYSALKHEGTPLYKLARRGEAVEKPARKVRIDRLEILEVNLPEVRFAVSCSSGTYIRTLCADMGDALGCGGHLKRLRRTASCGFSIEDALTPEALEALKDRETLEQAVVGMNEALAFIPAVAAGDGLSGKVQNGMKLSEKDFPVSPERSREGFFKVVDRSGRLIAVLGDPRDPDSYNYCCVFSA; from the coding sequence ATGCCAATTGAACTGAACGGCATCGTCGTGGTGGACAAGCCGGAAGGGTTCTCTTCGGCCCGGATCGTCTCACGCATCAAGGAGCTGTTCGGAGCCAGGAAGGCCGGCCATACGGGAACGCTGGACCCCTTCGCCACCGGGGTTCTCGTTTGCTGCCTCAACCGGGCGACGCGGCTTTCGCGGTTCTTTCTCAAAGGGGATAAAACCTACGAGGCGGTTCTCCGCCTGGGCATCCGGACGGATACCCAGGATCCGACGGGAGCGCTGGTTGCCGAGAAACCGGTAGATGGAATCACCGATGCAATGATCGCCCGGGTTGCCGAGCGTTTCACCGGCGAAATTTCCCAGGTCCCCCCGGTCTATTCGGCGCTGAAACACGAGGGCACTCCGCTTTACAAGCTGGCCCGTCGGGGAGAGGCCGTCGAGAAGCCGGCCCGGAAGGTTCGCATCGACCGCCTGGAAATCCTGGAGGTGAATCTGCCGGAAGTGCGTTTTGCGGTAAGCTGTTCATCGGGGACCTACATTCGCACCCTTTGTGCCGACATGGGCGACGCGCTGGGGTGCGGCGGCCACCTGAAACGTTTACGGCGGACAGCCAGTTGCGGGTTCTCCATCGAAGACGCCTTGACTCCGGAGGCGCTGGAGGCGCTGAAGGATCGGGAGACGCTGGAACAGGCGGTCGTCGGCATGAACGAAGCCCTGGCTTTCATTCCCGCCGTGGCTGCCGGTGACGGGCTCTCCGGCAAGGTGCAAAACGGCATGAAACTCTCGGAAAAAGATTTCCCGGTCAGCCCCGAACGGTCACGGGAAGGTTTTTTCAAGGTCGTCGACCGAAGCGGCCGTTTGATCGCAGTCCTGGGAGACCCCCGGGACCCGGACAGCTATAATTATTGTTGTGTTTTTAGCGCGTAA
- the rpsO gene encoding 30S ribosomal protein S15, translated as MAYTAETKKGLIEKYKQHDSDTGSPEVQIGLLTHRISYLTEHLKVHKKDHHSRRGLLMLVGKRRRLLNYVKRNDVQRYRSIIETLGLRR; from the coding sequence TTGGCCTATACAGCGGAAACCAAAAAAGGATTGATTGAAAAATACAAACAGCACGACTCCGATACCGGTTCCCCGGAAGTTCAGATCGGCCTGCTCACCCATAGAATTTCCTATCTGACCGAACATCTGAAGGTGCATAAAAAAGATCACCACTCCCGCCGGGGGCTGCTGATGTTGGTGGGCAAACGTCGTCGACTGCTCAACTACGTCAAACGCAACGATGTCCAGCGGTATCGGTCCATCATCGAGACCCTTGGCCTGCGACGCTAA
- the pnp gene encoding polyribonucleotide nucleotidyltransferase gives MEYTFKADVGGKALSIQAGKVAKQASGSVVVQYGETVVLVTVVSANEERDANFLPLSVEYQEKVYAAGRIPGNYFRREIGRPSEKETLTARLIDRPIRPLFPKEYRYETQVIATVLSMDQENDPDMLAMVGASAALEISDIPFAGPIANVRVGRIDGQFVANPTLAQWAESDINIIVAGSRTGVVMVEGGGDVVSETDMLEAIFFGHQAIQPLIDIQEELKAAMGRPKRPFIPPEKDAALVERVAEMARTPLGEALTIPEKMKRYEAVRAAKAQVVESLGDEVADRGAEVGAILSDLQKQICRDMILKEGRRIDNRRFDEIRPITCEVGVLPRPHGSALFTRGETQVLGVLTLGSGGDEQRVETLSGEENRPFMLHYNFPPYSVGEVKRVGSPSRRDIGHGGLSTRAIERVLPDKEDFDYTIRIVSEVLESNGSSSMGTVCSGILALMDGGVPIKAPVSGIAMGLVKEGDQVVILSDILGDEDHTGDMDFKVTGTAEGITALQMDIKIHELSRDILQKALEQAREGRLHILDKMLQALASPRKAISPFAPKIVSIKINPDKIRDVIGPGGKVIRAIQSETNTKIEIDDSGLVKIAATSAEDGDAAREQIESLTMEPEVGATYEGKVVKTTDFGAFVQIVPGTDGLVHISQLANRRVGKVTDVVKEGDMLKVKVLEISKDGKIRLSHKAVLADEQKSEG, from the coding sequence ATGGAATATACATTTAAAGCGGATGTCGGGGGCAAAGCCCTGAGCATCCAGGCGGGCAAGGTCGCCAAACAGGCTTCCGGATCGGTCGTGGTTCAATACGGCGAAACGGTGGTCCTGGTGACGGTGGTTTCCGCCAATGAAGAAAGAGACGCCAATTTCCTGCCGCTTTCCGTAGAGTACCAGGAAAAGGTATACGCCGCCGGACGAATCCCGGGCAATTACTTCCGCCGGGAGATCGGTCGGCCCAGCGAGAAAGAGACACTTACTGCCCGTCTGATCGATCGTCCGATCCGGCCGTTGTTTCCCAAAGAGTACCGCTACGAGACCCAGGTCATCGCCACGGTATTGTCCATGGATCAGGAAAACGATCCGGACATGCTGGCCATGGTGGGTGCATCGGCTGCCCTTGAAATTTCGGACATTCCCTTTGCCGGACCGATCGCCAATGTCCGCGTGGGGCGCATCGACGGTCAATTCGTGGCCAACCCCACCTTGGCACAGTGGGCGGAAAGTGACATCAATATCATCGTGGCCGGCTCCCGAACCGGCGTGGTCATGGTGGAAGGCGGCGGCGATGTGGTCAGTGAAACGGACATGCTGGAGGCCATCTTTTTTGGCCACCAAGCTATCCAGCCCCTGATCGACATCCAGGAAGAACTCAAGGCCGCCATGGGCCGCCCCAAGCGACCTTTCATCCCGCCGGAAAAAGATGCGGCACTGGTCGAGCGGGTGGCCGAAATGGCCCGCACCCCATTGGGCGAAGCCCTGACCATTCCCGAAAAGATGAAACGTTACGAGGCCGTGCGCGCCGCCAAGGCCCAGGTGGTTGAATCGCTGGGAGATGAAGTGGCCGACCGCGGTGCCGAAGTCGGCGCCATTCTCAGCGATCTGCAGAAGCAGATCTGCCGGGATATGATTCTGAAGGAAGGCCGCCGGATCGACAACCGCCGTTTTGATGAAATTCGTCCCATCACCTGTGAGGTGGGCGTTCTGCCGCGGCCCCACGGCAGCGCACTGTTTACACGCGGCGAAACCCAGGTGCTGGGGGTTCTGACCCTGGGATCGGGCGGAGACGAACAGCGCGTGGAAACCCTCAGTGGCGAAGAGAATCGTCCGTTCATGCTGCATTACAACTTTCCTCCCTATTCAGTCGGCGAGGTCAAACGCGTGGGATCGCCCAGCCGTCGGGACATCGGCCATGGCGGTCTTTCCACCCGCGCCATAGAACGGGTGCTGCCGGACAAGGAGGACTTCGACTATACCATCCGCATCGTTTCCGAAGTCCTGGAGTCCAACGGTTCCTCATCCATGGGAACCGTGTGCTCGGGAATCCTGGCCCTGATGGACGGCGGCGTGCCCATCAAGGCGCCCGTGTCCGGCATTGCCATGGGGCTCGTCAAAGAGGGCGACCAGGTGGTGATCCTGTCGGACATCCTGGGCGATGAAGATCACACCGGCGACATGGATTTCAAGGTGACCGGCACCGCCGAAGGCATCACCGCCCTGCAGATGGACATCAAAATTCACGAGCTTTCCCGGGATATTCTGCAAAAGGCCTTGGAACAGGCCAGGGAAGGTCGACTGCATATTCTGGACAAGATGCTCCAGGCGCTTGCCTCGCCCCGCAAAGCGATTTCCCCGTTCGCGCCGAAGATTGTTTCGATCAAAATCAACCCGGACAAGATCCGTGACGTCATCGGCCCCGGAGGCAAGGTGATCCGGGCCATTCAAAGCGAAACCAACACCAAGATCGAAATCGACGACAGCGGCCTGGTGAAAATCGCCGCCACCTCGGCCGAGGACGGCGATGCCGCCCGCGAGCAGATCGAATCGTTGACCATGGAGCCCGAAGTGGGGGCCACATATGAGGGCAAGGTGGTCAAGACCACCGATTTTGGCGCCTTCGTTCAGATCGTCCCCGGTACCGACGGCCTGGTGCACATCAGCCAGTTGGCCAACCGTCGGGTGGGCAAAGTCACCGATGTGGTCAAGGAAGGCGATATGCTGAAGGTCAAGGTCCTGGAAATTTCCAAGGACGGCAAGATACGCCTCAGTCACAAAGCTGTCTTGGCAGATGAACAAAAATCCGAAGGTTAG
- a CDS encoding pitrilysin family protein — translation MNKNPKVSKTVLDNGVRILSFAMPHVRSVSMGVWVHVGARDETDAESGLSHFIEHMIFKGTARRNAFQIAKEFDAIGGQTNAFTSMEHTCYHARVLDIHLETMVDILSDIFLNSVFDEREVARERPVIFQEIGMVEDSPEEWVHAKISPAFWGSHALGRSILGTPENIQGFDSRTIREFFKSRYQPDRIVVAAAGNLRHDRLVDLLAPVFSSIAAGSGLADRCSPTDAGGMTCRHRDLEQTHFCLAMRGVSVTDERRFAASLLNTVLGGNMSSRLFQTIREERGLAYSIYSFLTSYADAGMLGIYSAVTPEDAGTCIRLIMDQVRQLRQDPVSKVVLDDAKAFIKGNLLMAEENPENQMVRLAQNEFYFGRHIPMQRVIDRIDAVAAGDFLDLTDGLWNDSHVALTILGPGVEKDDFSEVLAL, via the coding sequence ATGAACAAAAATCCGAAGGTTAGCAAAACCGTTCTGGACAACGGTGTTCGCATCCTTTCCTTTGCGATGCCCCATGTGCGTTCCGTCTCCATGGGCGTCTGGGTTCATGTGGGGGCGCGGGACGAAACCGATGCGGAAAGCGGGCTGTCCCATTTCATCGAACATATGATCTTCAAGGGGACGGCCCGGCGCAACGCGTTTCAGATCGCCAAGGAGTTCGATGCCATCGGCGGCCAGACCAACGCCTTCACCTCCATGGAGCACACCTGCTACCATGCCCGGGTACTGGATATCCATCTGGAAACCATGGTGGATATCCTTTCCGACATTTTTCTCAATTCGGTTTTCGACGAGCGGGAAGTGGCCCGGGAGCGCCCGGTCATTTTTCAGGAAATCGGTATGGTGGAGGACAGTCCCGAGGAGTGGGTGCATGCCAAAATCAGTCCCGCCTTCTGGGGCAGCCATGCCCTGGGACGGTCCATCCTGGGCACGCCCGAAAACATTCAGGGGTTTGACAGCCGCACCATCCGGGAGTTTTTCAAAAGCCGGTACCAGCCGGACCGCATCGTAGTCGCCGCGGCCGGAAATCTCCGCCATGACCGGCTGGTGGACCTGCTGGCCCCTGTTTTTTCCTCCATTGCGGCCGGAAGCGGGTTGGCGGACCGCTGTTCGCCGACCGACGCCGGGGGCATGACATGCAGGCATCGGGATCTGGAACAGACCCATTTCTGCCTGGCCATGCGCGGCGTGTCGGTTACCGACGAACGCCGCTTTGCCGCTTCCCTGCTCAATACCGTCCTGGGGGGCAACATGAGTTCCCGTCTTTTCCAGACCATCCGGGAAGAGCGGGGGCTGGCCTATTCCATTTACTCGTTTCTGACTTCCTATGCTGACGCGGGCATGCTGGGCATCTATTCGGCGGTGACACCCGAGGATGCGGGCACCTGCATTCGGTTGATCATGGATCAGGTCCGTCAGCTTCGGCAGGACCCGGTTTCAAAAGTGGTTCTCGACGATGCCAAAGCCTTCATCAAGGGCAATCTGCTCATGGCGGAGGAGAACCCGGAGAACCAGATGGTTCGCCTGGCCCAGAACGAGTTTTATTTTGGCCGCCATATCCCCATGCAGCGTGTCATTGATCGCATCGATGCGGTTGCCGCGGGAGATTTTCTCGATTTGACCGATGGTTTGTGGAACGATAGCCATGTCGCCCTGACCATATTGGGTCCCGGCGTCGAAAAAGACGACTTTTCAGAAGTCCTGGCCCTGTGA
- the dut gene encoding dUTP diphosphatase, whose translation MTSSLSIDFLRLDPEKNKDIPLPRYMTAQSAGMDIHAALEEDLVLDPGRICLIPTGFAMALPDGFEAQIRPRSGLAVKYGVSIVNAPGTIDADYRGEVKIGLINLGPQPVTLRRGDRIAQMVVQRVVQARINEVETLEETDRSSGGFGHTGR comes from the coding sequence ATGACTTCTTCGCTATCCATCGATTTCCTCAGGCTGGATCCCGAAAAAAACAAAGACATTCCCTTGCCCCGCTACATGACCGCCCAGAGCGCCGGGATGGACATTCACGCCGCCCTGGAAGAGGATCTTGTGCTGGATCCCGGCCGGATTTGCCTGATTCCCACGGGATTCGCCATGGCCCTTCCCGATGGTTTCGAGGCGCAGATTCGCCCCCGCAGCGGGTTGGCGGTTAAATACGGCGTCAGCATCGTCAACGCTCCGGGAACTATAGACGCCGATTACCGCGGCGAGGTAAAAATCGGCCTGATCAATCTGGGACCGCAGCCCGTGACCCTGAGAAGAGGAGATCGCATCGCCCAGATGGTGGTTCAGCGGGTGGTCCAGGCCCGGATCAACGAGGTTGAAACACTTGAGGAAACCGACCGCAGCAGCGGCGGGTTCGGACATACGGGGCGGTGA